ACATGGGCATCGGCATCAACGCAGGACAGGTGGTGGTCGGAAATATCGGGTCAGAGACCCGGAGCAAATACGGGGTTGTGGGGTCTGCCGTGAATATCACCAGCCGGATTCAGGCCAAGGCACAAAAAAAAGAGATCCTTATCTCTGAATCGGTTTATGCGTATGTCAGGGACCAGGTCGACATCACTAAAAAATTTACTGCAAAGTTGAAAGGGGTGGAAGGATTAACAACACTTCGTGCAATAGACACTATTTATGCGTTAGGGAAAAGACCATGAAACTTTTTTTAATCCGATCGGTTTTTCTGTGTTTTGGTATCCTGGTGTTGTGTCAGAACAACGCCCGGGCAGGAGAACAAGAAGATCTGACAAAACTGGACTCCAGCCTGTCAACGACCATAAGATTGTCAGATCTGCTTACCTATGCCTATTTGTCCAGTCCGGCCATCACTGCGTCCAAAAAATCCTGGCAGGCGTTTATTGAAAATTACAGGGTCGGCAAAAGCTACCCGGATCCCCAGCTGGCCGCCACCTATTTTCCCCGGCCCATTGAAACCCGGCTTGGCCCCCAGGACTGGAGCCTGACCCTTTCCCAGGTGATTCCCTTTCCAGGCACCCTGTCCCAAAAGGCCCGGGTGCTGGAGGCAGATGTTGCAATCTCCAGACTCAAGGTGGACAAGGCCGTTAAAACCATTGTCACTGAGGTGTCTTTGGCATTTTACGAACTGGTGTATATCCAGAAAGCCATGGCAGTGGCACAGGCCAACCTGGACTTGAATCACCAGATGCTGCAGATCAGCGAAAACGCCTATGCAGATGACAAAGCCCTGTTTTACGATGTATCCAAAGCCCGTTCCCAGACCGCCCAGATACAATATGATATCCTGCTGTTAAAGGAGCTGGAAAAAACACAAAAAACAACCCTCAACACCCTGTTGAACCGTCCCCCCACGGCATTGCTGGGACATGCGGCAGGCACCCTGCCACAAAAAGTGGTGTATTCTCTGGATGAGGTGTATGAACTTGCCATGCTGCACCAGGAAGATATTCTCATGGCTGAGGAAAAGGTGCACAAATCAGAACAGGCCATACAGCTGACACGGCTTGAAACCCTGCCTTCATTCAAGCTGGGCCTGTTTTATGCCGGTATTGGTGATCCGGATGTGCCAAATCCGCCGCCCGATGCCGGTGACGATGCTGTGGGGGTGCAGTTCGGCATGAACATTCCCTTGTGGTCTGGAAAAAATAAAAGCCGGACCGCACAGGCTTTGGCAGAAAAACAAAAAGCACAGGCCCAGAAAACCGAGGCCGCCAACAGGGTCAAGGCCGGGATCAGCCGCTTGTGGTTCAAGCTGGAAAATGCCGAACGGCTGATAACCCTGTATGAAAAAGACCTGCTTCCCCAGGCGGTCTCTTCCGTACAGACGGCAGAAACCTGGTTCAAACAGGGCCAGGGCAGTTTTGCCGATTTTCTGGAAATCCAGGCAACTGCCTACAATTTTCAATTGTCTCTGGAACGGGCCAAAACAGATTATGCCAAGACCCTGGTGCTGCTTGAGCAGGCAGCCGGTGCTGTCCTGGATGCGAAAACCGGGCAGAATACAGGAGAAAAAAAGCCATGAAAATAAATATTTTTACCTTGACAATACCGGTGCTTTTCTTTGCTTCTGTCTGCTTTGCAGATTATGGCGCCATGAAAAAAGAACTGAAAGACTATACCCCCCAAGACAGTTTTGCCATCAGACAATTACCTGATATCGCCGTGCAGAAAACACCTTCCCATACGGCTGTTCCTTTTCCTGTCGGATCACAGATTCCTGACAGATCACAGATACACCATCTCAAGCAGGGGTATGAAAAACAGATATATGGGCCTAATGGTGATGCCGCAGCAATGGGGGTGGATGAAAAAATTTTTGCACAGGTATCTCAAGCAGGCGATGACCCAAAAGCATTTGCAGCGCTCCTTGCGCAGAAGATCGATCTCAAAGAGATAAAAGCCATTGCCGCCTTAAGAAATACAGATATCAAGGCGGCCCGAAAAAAGGTCCTGGCAGAGATCCAGTCCTTTGACCAGGTCACGCACCTAGATGACAGCCTGCAGCAGTATGCGGCGTTCACCGCTGCACTCAACAACCGGGTCGGACCTTTGAAAACAAAAAATTCCATCAGGGCAGGACATCCGTTTCCCGGCCTTGTTGCACTCAAGGGCCGCGTCATCCAAAGCCAGGTGGACATGTTGATGGAGCAGATGAAAATTGCCGGCAAACAGGTGCGCCAGGATGTTGAAAATGCTTATTGGGAGCTTGCGTATACCACCCGGTCCATCCGGATCATCCATGAGACCATGGCCGCATTCGACCGCCTTCTGGATGTGGCTGCATCCCTTTATAAAAGCGGCAGAACCAGTTACCAGGATGTGATCAAGGTCACCATAAAAATAGAAGAACTCAAAGAACAGCGGGTTTCGCTGGAAAATGAAGCAGACAATGTAAAAATCCGGCTGTTTGAACTGATGAACCTTCCGGCAGATACCAGGATGGGTCCGGTGAAAACAGCGCCCCTGCCTGAAACAATTTCCCCGCCTGAAAAATTGGTCTCCCTTGCCAGGGAACACCGCCAGGAACTGGCCGCCATCCGGTTTCAGATCAGCAAACTGCAGTCCATGGTGGAGATGGCTGAATCCATGAAGCAGTCATCGTTTACTTTAGGGTTGTCCTATTTTGAAGCCGACCATGTCAATACCGCCGGCACCGGTGCCCCGCAGCAGCCATTTGGCGAAAAAACCATGGCATCCATGAAAAACAACCAGCCGGTCAACCCCTGGTACGGGGTGGACAGCCCCTGGTTACAGCAGACAAGGCAGACACTGGCAAGCCTTGAGCACACCCTGACAGCCAGAGAGAATGCCACAGACCGCATGGTGTACAATGCCTGGTTTAAAACAGACAAAAATCGGCGGGAACTGGATCTGTACAAAAACAGAATACTGCCTTTGACAAAGTCTGCCCTGGATGTGTCCACCAGGGAATATGAGACCGGATCCATTCCCTTTTCCCAGGCCATCGGGTCCTATACAGACTGGCTGAAGGCGAAACTTGCCATTGCGCAAAAGACAAAAGACTTAGGCATCTCTTTTGCCGCCCTTGAAACGGTTGTAGGTACAAGTTTATAAGCGCACAACACTGCAAGCCCGGCTGAGCAGGGTACCTGCCCGGCTGGACAACGCAAGCAATAGCTGGACAACGCAAGCGTATAAAGCTTGCTTAATGGAAAAATTCAGGGAGAAACGATTTATCATGAATATCAAATCAACCCTGCTGGTTATTATTTTGACGGCACTGATAACAGGTACAGCGGTATTTTTTATAACAACCACCATTGGACCGACATCCTCTGAGAGCAGTAAAGTCCCGTCTGAACAAAATGGCGATGCGGCTTCAAAAGAGCGGAAGATCATCTACTGGAAGGCCCCCATGGACCCCACGGAGATCTACGATGAACCGGGTAAAAGCAAGATGGGCATGGACCTTGTGCCGGTGTATGAAGATGAGGTTTCCGAAGATGAGACGTCCAAAGACGCGGCAGACCGGAAAATCGTATACTGGAAAGCCCCCATGGATCCCACAGAGATCTATGAAGAACCTGGCAAAAGCAAGATGGGTATGGATCTTGTGCCGGTGTATGAAGATGAGGTAAAGGGCGGGGTGGATATTAAAATCAATCCGGTGGTGGAACAGAACATGGGCCTTAAAATCAAACCGGTTGCACAGGGTCCTTTGAACCATATCATCAAAACCTATGGCCATGTGACCTTTGATGAAACCAGAACCGGTATTGTCAGTCCCAAAACCGCAGGGTGGGTTGAAACCCTTTATGCCGATTATACCGGGTTTGTTATTGAAAAGGGCGATCCCCTTTTTGCCATGTATTCTCCGTCCCTGCTGGCATCCCAGGAGGAATATCTGTCAGCCTATAAAAACTTTCAGGCGCGCAGGACCCCTTTGAACAAGGATCTGCTGGAATCTGCCAAAAAAAGACTGGCATACTATGACATTGCAGACCAGGATATCGCTTTTCTGGAACAAACCGGGCAGGTCCGCAAAACCCTGACCATCAGGTCCCGGTTTAAAGGGGTGGTGACCCATAAAAACGTGGTTGAAGGGGCATATGTCAAAGCCGGGGAAAGCCTGTTCACCATTGCGGATCTGTCCACGGTGTGGGTGGAAGCCCATATCTTTGAATATGAGCAGAACCTGGTGTATGAAGGCCAGAGCGTTGAGATGACCCTGTCCTATGACCCGGACAAGGTGTACACGGGAAAAATTGCCTATATTTTTCCCTATCTGCAGCCCAGAACCCGGGATGTGGTCATCAGGATCATCTTTGACAATACAGCGGGTGACCTGAAACCGGACATGTTTGCAAATATAAAAATCAATACCAGCGGAGATGCAGCCGGCCTGATTATCCCTTCCGAGGCGGTGATCCACTCCGGGGAAAAACAGCTGGTTTTTGTGGCCCATGGCAATGGCCGGTTTACCCCCCGGAGGATCACCACGGGTGTCCACCTGGAGGAGGGCAGGGTCCAGGTACTGACAGGACTGGCACAAGGTGAGGATGTCGTGGTGTCCGGCCAGTTCCTGCTGGATTCCGAATCCCGGCTCAAAGAGGCGATCCAGAAGATGATCGCATCCAAATCCGGCACTGCCAAAGAAAAAAAGGAACCATCCCAAAATGATGGGGACAGTTTTTTTGAAGACATGGAAGATGACACAGAATCCGGGGATGATTTTTTCCAGGACATGGAAGATGACACAGAGTCCAAAGATGATTTTTTCCAGGATATGGAATAACAGACAGGGGATGCTGCGATGATAGACAAGATAATTGAATGGTCTGTAAACAACAAATTCATGGTGGTCCTGGCAACTTTTTTTGTCATTGCCGGGGGTATTCTGGCCATGGTCAACACGCCTCTGGATGCCATCCCTGATCTGTCCGACGTGCAGGTCATCATCTATACGGAATATCCGGGCCAGGCCCCCCAGGTGGTGGAGGACCAGGTCACCTATCCCTTGACAACCGCCATGCTCAGCGTGCCGTTTGCCAAGGTGGTCCGGGGGTATTCCTTTTTCGGGTATTCCTTTGTCTACCTGATATTTGAGGACGGTACCGATATCTACTGGGCCAGGTCCCGGGTGATGGAGTACCTAAATTTTGTGTCCGGCCGCCTGCCTGCCGGGGTGACCCCCAGTCTGGGGCCGGATGCCACAGGCGTGGGATGGGTGTATGAATATGTCCTCCAGGACACCACAGGAAACACAGACCTTGCCGAACTCAGGTCGCTTCAGGACTGGTTTGTGCGCTATGAGCTCACCGCGGTTCCCGGTGTATCGGAAGTGGCCAGCATCGGCGGGTTTGTCAAACAATACCAGGTGGAGGTGGATCCCAACAAGCTGGCATCATATGATATTTCCATCCGGAAAATCAAAAACGCCATCCAACAGTCCAATGCAGATGTGGGGGGCAGGCTCATTGAGATGGGGGAAACCGAATTCATGGTCCGGGGCCTGGGGTATATCTCTTCTGTGGAAGATATTGCGCAGATTGTTGTGTCCTTTGATGACAAAGGCACCCCGATCCTGCTGGGGGATATTGCCAATATCCAGATCGGTCCGGAGCTGCGGCGGGGCATTCTGGAATGGAACGGGGAAGGGGAGACCGTGGGCGGCATCGTGGTCATGCGGTATGGGGAAAACGCCCTGGAGGTGATCAAACGGGTCAAGGCAAAACTTGCAGACCTGGAAAAAGGCCTGCCCGAAGGGGTGGAGATCCTAACCGGGTATGACCGGTCCGCTTTGATCCAGCGGGCCGTGGATACCCTTAAAACCAAACTCACCGAGGAGATGATCGTGGTGGCGTTGGTGTGCATCATTTTTCTGTTGCATTTCAGATCAGCATTTGTGGCCATATTTACCCTGCCCGTGGGCATCTTGATGTCATTTATGATCATGTATCCGTTCAACGTCAACGCCAACATCATGAGCCTGGGGGGCATTGCCATTGCCATCGGCGTGATGGTGGATGCCTCCATCGTGATGGTGGAAAACGCCCACAAGCATTTAGAGCGGGACCGGGGCAAAAAAAGCCATTCCCAGATCATTATAGATGCCTCAAAGGAAGTGGGGCCGGCCCTGTTTTTCAGTCTGCTGATCATAACGGTTTCCTTTCTGCCGGTATTCTCCCTCATGGAGCAGTCCGGCCGGCTGTTCAAACCATTGGCCTACACCAAGACAACTGCCATGGCAGCCTCTTCTGTTCTGGCCATCACCATTATCCCGGTGCTCATGATCTTTTTTGTCCGAGAACACCCCATTGATCCGGCCCTGCCCAAAAAAGCAAAGGCAAAAATCTGGGTTCCGGCCCTGGCAGGACCGCCCCTGGCGGTTGTGTGTGCCGGCCTTGCAGGTGTGACCCTGCCGGATATCAGCCTGGTACTGGCCCTGGGACTTTCCGTGTTTTTCGGCATCTGCCTGTTTCCCCAGAAAATCATTGCTGAAAAAAACAATCCTTTGAACCGGTTTCTGATCTGGGTCTATCTGCCTGCGATCAAATGGGTGCTGCACTGGCGCAAAACAACCATACTGGTTGCAGTGGCCGCCATCGCAATTACCTGGTATCCCATGACCCGGGTGGGGAGCGAATTCATGCCGCCTTTGAATGAAGGGGATCTTTTGTACATGCCCACCACGCTGCCCGGTATTTCCATCACCAAGGCCAAAGAGCTTCTCCAGCAGACAGACAAGATCATCCAGCGGTTTCCGGAAGTCAAAACCACCCTGGGAAAGATCGGGCGGGCGGAAACATCAACCGATCCTGCCCCGTTGTCCATGATCGAGACCGTGATCATGCTCCGGCCCCAGGTGGAATATGACATCATTGAAATTCCCCGGTTTTTTTCCGGCTGGCCCGGGTGGCTGAAACAACCGCTCACCTGGATCTGGCCGGAGCAAAAGAACGGCAAGGTGCTGCACGAATGGCGCAAAAAACAGATCGACCGGTTCTACGCCGGATGGCCGGGCTGGCTTGCCGCCCCGTTTGAATGGATACTGCCTGAAGCGCGCTATATCACCATGCAGGAACTGATCGATGACCTGGATGCAGCGGTGAAGTTCCCGGGGGTGACCAATGCCTGGACCATGCCCATCAAGACCCGCATCGACATGCTGTCCACCGGCATCAAAACCCCGGTGGGAATAAAGGTCATGGGACCGGATCTTTCAACCCTGGCCGATCTCGGAGAACAGATCGAAAGCCTGCTTCGGGATAAAAAAGGGACCCTGTCCGTGTTTTCCGAACGGGTCACCGGCGGCAACTACCTGGATTTCACCATCAACCGCCGGGAAATTGCCCGGTACGGGCTAACGGTGCAGGATGTCCAGGACATTATCAAGACCGCCATCGGCGGGATGAATGTCACCTATACCGTGGAGGGACTGGAACGGTATCCGGTCAATCTGCGGTACAACCGGGAGTTCCGGGACAATCTCCACATGCTGCGCCGGGTGTTTGTGCCCACCCCGTCCGGTGCCCAGGTGCCGTTGACC
Above is a window of Desulfotignum balticum DSM 7044 DNA encoding:
- a CDS encoding TolC family protein, producing the protein MKLFLIRSVFLCFGILVLCQNNARAGEQEDLTKLDSSLSTTIRLSDLLTYAYLSSPAITASKKSWQAFIENYRVGKSYPDPQLAATYFPRPIETRLGPQDWSLTLSQVIPFPGTLSQKARVLEADVAISRLKVDKAVKTIVTEVSLAFYELVYIQKAMAVAQANLDLNHQMLQISENAYADDKALFYDVSKARSQTAQIQYDILLLKELEKTQKTTLNTLLNRPPTALLGHAAGTLPQKVVYSLDEVYELAMLHQEDILMAEEKVHKSEQAIQLTRLETLPSFKLGLFYAGIGDPDVPNPPPDAGDDAVGVQFGMNIPLWSGKNKSRTAQALAEKQKAQAQKTEAANRVKAGISRLWFKLENAERLITLYEKDLLPQAVSSVQTAETWFKQGQGSFADFLEIQATAYNFQLSLERAKTDYAKTLVLLEQAAGAVLDAKTGQNTGEKKP
- a CDS encoding TolC family protein, producing MKINIFTLTIPVLFFASVCFADYGAMKKELKDYTPQDSFAIRQLPDIAVQKTPSHTAVPFPVGSQIPDRSQIHHLKQGYEKQIYGPNGDAAAMGVDEKIFAQVSQAGDDPKAFAALLAQKIDLKEIKAIAALRNTDIKAARKKVLAEIQSFDQVTHLDDSLQQYAAFTAALNNRVGPLKTKNSIRAGHPFPGLVALKGRVIQSQVDMLMEQMKIAGKQVRQDVENAYWELAYTTRSIRIIHETMAAFDRLLDVAASLYKSGRTSYQDVIKVTIKIEELKEQRVSLENEADNVKIRLFELMNLPADTRMGPVKTAPLPETISPPEKLVSLAREHRQELAAIRFQISKLQSMVEMAESMKQSSFTLGLSYFEADHVNTAGTGAPQQPFGEKTMASMKNNQPVNPWYGVDSPWLQQTRQTLASLEHTLTARENATDRMVYNAWFKTDKNRRELDLYKNRILPLTKSALDVSTREYETGSIPFSQAIGSYTDWLKAKLAIAQKTKDLGISFAALETVVGTSL
- a CDS encoding efflux RND transporter periplasmic adaptor subunit, giving the protein MNIKSTLLVIILTALITGTAVFFITTTIGPTSSESSKVPSEQNGDAASKERKIIYWKAPMDPTEIYDEPGKSKMGMDLVPVYEDEVSEDETSKDAADRKIVYWKAPMDPTEIYEEPGKSKMGMDLVPVYEDEVKGGVDIKINPVVEQNMGLKIKPVAQGPLNHIIKTYGHVTFDETRTGIVSPKTAGWVETLYADYTGFVIEKGDPLFAMYSPSLLASQEEYLSAYKNFQARRTPLNKDLLESAKKRLAYYDIADQDIAFLEQTGQVRKTLTIRSRFKGVVTHKNVVEGAYVKAGESLFTIADLSTVWVEAHIFEYEQNLVYEGQSVEMTLSYDPDKVYTGKIAYIFPYLQPRTRDVVIRIIFDNTAGDLKPDMFANIKINTSGDAAGLIIPSEAVIHSGEKQLVFVAHGNGRFTPRRITTGVHLEEGRVQVLTGLAQGEDVVVSGQFLLDSESRLKEAIQKMIASKSGTAKEKKEPSQNDGDSFFEDMEDDTESGDDFFQDMEDDTESKDDFFQDME
- a CDS encoding efflux RND transporter permease subunit, which produces MIDKIIEWSVNNKFMVVLATFFVIAGGILAMVNTPLDAIPDLSDVQVIIYTEYPGQAPQVVEDQVTYPLTTAMLSVPFAKVVRGYSFFGYSFVYLIFEDGTDIYWARSRVMEYLNFVSGRLPAGVTPSLGPDATGVGWVYEYVLQDTTGNTDLAELRSLQDWFVRYELTAVPGVSEVASIGGFVKQYQVEVDPNKLASYDISIRKIKNAIQQSNADVGGRLIEMGETEFMVRGLGYISSVEDIAQIVVSFDDKGTPILLGDIANIQIGPELRRGILEWNGEGETVGGIVVMRYGENALEVIKRVKAKLADLEKGLPEGVEILTGYDRSALIQRAVDTLKTKLTEEMIVVALVCIIFLLHFRSAFVAIFTLPVGILMSFMIMYPFNVNANIMSLGGIAIAIGVMVDASIVMVENAHKHLERDRGKKSHSQIIIDASKEVGPALFFSLLIITVSFLPVFSLMEQSGRLFKPLAYTKTTAMAASSVLAITIIPVLMIFFVREHPIDPALPKKAKAKIWVPALAGPPLAVVCAGLAGVTLPDISLVLALGLSVFFGICLFPQKIIAEKNNPLNRFLIWVYLPAIKWVLHWRKTTILVAVAAIAITWYPMTRVGSEFMPPLNEGDLLYMPTTLPGISITKAKELLQQTDKIIQRFPEVKTTLGKIGRAETSTDPAPLSMIETVIMLRPQVEYDIIEIPRFFSGWPGWLKQPLTWIWPEQKNGKVLHEWRKKQIDRFYAGWPGWLAAPFEWILPEARYITMQELIDDLDAAVKFPGVTNAWTMPIKTRIDMLSTGIKTPVGIKVMGPDLSTLADLGEQIESLLRDKKGTLSVFSERVTGGNYLDFTINRREIARYGLTVQDVQDIIKTAIGGMNVTYTVEGLERYPVNLRYNREFRDNLHMLRRVFVPTPSGAQVPLTQLADIAIKKGPAGIKSENSKRSAWVFVDIKGMDLGTYVKQARQLVDENIDLPSGYSLVWSGQYEYMEKAKKTLRLIIPATLLVIFILLYIHFGNLTEVVIVMASLPFSLIGGFWLIYVLGYNMSVAVGVGFIALAGLATETGIVMLVYLDEVYKRKKKENRMRTASDLYGAVVEGAVDRVRPKIMTVATTLIGLLPVMYGSGAGSQIMKRIAAPMVGGLVSSAVMTLIIIPVIYILWKTREINNNNNM